One Cryobacterium psychrophilum DNA segment encodes these proteins:
- a CDS encoding ABC transporter permease, translating to MTQLSPAHRARFGPPAQWGGAVFGVLGVLALALGWELYKFLGPADGVVIGTLTVLPRTSDLAMPHLWVMLARLFEPETGATVAVPLWQAVASASLFTLGIASVGWLVGVTVGMVLALLMQRFRLVESAILPWIILSQTVPLIAIAPLVRRWGAQINFGDFSWESWMSVALIASYLAFFPVSIGALRGLEAPDANHVDLMHCYSVGWWKTLWRLRLPASVGYLLPALRLAAVSAVIGSVVAEVSIGLRGGIGRLIVEYAGSSGGDPGKPWAPIFGSILVGLVAAGFVGLIGLFLRRFRRGESPA from the coding sequence ATGACTCAATTGTCGCCCGCGCACCGAGCGCGGTTCGGGCCGCCCGCGCAATGGGGAGGAGCTGTCTTCGGGGTGCTGGGCGTTCTCGCCCTCGCCCTGGGCTGGGAGCTGTACAAGTTCCTGGGCCCGGCCGATGGTGTCGTCATCGGCACCCTCACCGTGCTGCCGCGCACGAGCGACCTCGCGATGCCACACCTCTGGGTGATGCTCGCTCGCCTGTTCGAACCGGAGACGGGGGCCACGGTCGCGGTGCCTTTGTGGCAAGCCGTCGCATCGGCGTCCCTGTTCACCCTGGGCATCGCGTCCGTTGGCTGGCTCGTCGGCGTCACCGTTGGTATGGTCCTCGCGCTGTTGATGCAGCGTTTTCGCCTGGTCGAATCGGCGATTCTGCCCTGGATTATCCTGAGCCAGACGGTGCCGCTCATCGCGATCGCACCCCTCGTGCGGCGGTGGGGCGCGCAGATCAACTTTGGTGACTTCTCGTGGGAGAGCTGGATGTCGGTGGCGTTGATCGCAAGCTACCTCGCCTTCTTCCCGGTGTCGATTGGTGCGCTGCGCGGTCTCGAAGCGCCGGATGCCAACCACGTCGACCTCATGCACTGCTACTCGGTCGGCTGGTGGAAGACACTGTGGCGGCTGCGCCTGCCGGCGAGCGTCGGGTACCTGCTGCCCGCCCTGCGGCTTGCCGCGGTGAGCGCCGTCATCGGAAGCGTCGTCGCCGAGGTCTCCATCGGGCTTCGCGGCGGCATCGGCCGCCTGATCGTGGAGTACGCCGGTTCGTCCGGCGGCGACCCTGGTAAACCATGGGCCCCCATATTCGGGTCGATCCTTGTCGGGCTGGTCGCCGCCGGTTTTGTCGGCCTGATCGGACTGTTTCTTCGTCGTTTTCGCAGAGGAGAGTCTCCAGCATGA
- a CDS encoding nitrilase-related carbon-nitrogen hydrolase has product MSVDQRNIVRTAITQATWTGDEESMIQKHEEFVRTAAKDGVQVICFQELFHGPYFGIVQDSKYYEYAHPVPGPIVERFQKLAAEFNMVIVLPMYEEDQPGVLYNTAAVIDADGTYLGKYRKHHIPHLPQFWEKFYFRPGNTDYPVFETKYGKIGVYICYDRHFPEGWRALGLNGAEIVFNPSATKPGLSNRLWELEQPAAAVANQYYVGANNRIGNEEAEFGDEAVTFYGSSYFVDPKGNYVGDVASTGTEEILVRDLDLAVIREVRNSWQFYRDRRPDSYDSLVAP; this is encoded by the coding sequence ATGAGCGTTGACCAGAGAAATATCGTTCGAACGGCCATAACCCAGGCCACCTGGACCGGCGACGAAGAGTCGATGATCCAGAAGCACGAGGAGTTCGTGCGAACTGCGGCCAAAGACGGTGTGCAGGTAATTTGCTTTCAGGAGCTGTTTCACGGCCCCTACTTCGGCATCGTGCAGGACTCGAAGTATTACGAGTATGCGCACCCGGTGCCCGGTCCCATTGTTGAGCGGTTTCAGAAACTCGCAGCCGAATTCAACATGGTGATTGTCTTGCCCATGTACGAAGAGGACCAGCCGGGCGTGCTGTACAACACGGCGGCGGTGATCGACGCGGACGGTACCTATCTCGGCAAGTACCGCAAGCACCACATCCCCCACCTGCCGCAGTTCTGGGAGAAGTTCTACTTCCGTCCGGGCAACACCGATTACCCGGTCTTCGAGACGAAGTACGGCAAGATCGGCGTCTACATCTGCTACGACCGTCATTTTCCCGAGGGCTGGCGTGCACTGGGACTCAACGGTGCCGAAATCGTGTTCAACCCGTCGGCGACCAAGCCCGGCCTGTCCAACCGACTGTGGGAGCTTGAGCAGCCCGCCGCCGCCGTCGCAAACCAGTACTACGTCGGGGCCAACAACCGCATCGGCAACGAGGAAGCAGAATTCGGAGACGAGGCCGTGACCTTCTACGGCAGCTCCTACTTCGTTGATCCCAAGGGCAACTACGTCGGTGATGTTGCGTCCACGGGCACCGAAGAGATCCTCGTGCGTGACCTCGACCTCGCAGTGATCCGCGAGGTACGCAACTCCTGGCAGTTCTACCGGGACCGTCGCCCCGACTCCTACGATTCCCTCGTCGCACCCTGA
- a CDS encoding TIGR03842 family LLM class F420-dependent oxidoreductase: MDFGAVLQTNPPSARTVQLAKLAEAHGFSHVWTFDSHLLWQEPYVIYSRILAETSKIILGPMVTNPATRDWTVTASTYATLNEMYGNRTVCGIGRGDSAVRTTNGAPTTLKTLRESIHVIRELANSRSVEHNGATLQFPWSKGSSLEVWVAAYGPLALKLAGEVGDGFILQMADLDVAEWMINTVRTAASNAGRDPASVKFCVAAPMYIGDDWEHMRNQCRWFGGMVGNHVADIVSKYGTDSNVPKALTDYIAGREGYDYNQHGQAGNEHAAFVPDEIVDRFCLMGSAADHIEKLQALKALGVDQFAGYLQHDNKEETLRVYGDTIIPAMADHIVATS, encoded by the coding sequence ATGGATTTTGGAGCAGTACTACAGACGAACCCACCGTCCGCACGAACGGTGCAGCTGGCCAAACTGGCCGAGGCCCACGGCTTCAGCCACGTATGGACCTTCGACTCACACCTGCTCTGGCAGGAGCCCTATGTGATCTACAGCCGCATCCTCGCCGAAACCAGCAAGATCATTCTCGGACCGATGGTCACCAACCCGGCGACCCGGGATTGGACGGTCACGGCTTCGACCTACGCAACCCTCAATGAGATGTACGGTAACCGCACCGTCTGTGGCATTGGCCGCGGTGATTCGGCCGTGCGCACCACCAATGGGGCGCCGACGACCCTCAAGACGCTGCGGGAATCGATACACGTGATCCGTGAACTGGCCAACTCGCGGTCCGTCGAACACAACGGCGCGACCCTGCAATTCCCCTGGAGCAAGGGGTCAAGCCTCGAGGTGTGGGTCGCCGCCTACGGACCGCTCGCACTCAAACTCGCCGGTGAGGTCGGCGACGGGTTCATCCTGCAAATGGCCGACCTCGACGTGGCCGAGTGGATGATCAACACCGTGCGTACCGCCGCCTCCAACGCCGGACGTGACCCCGCCTCGGTGAAGTTCTGCGTCGCAGCGCCCATGTACATCGGAGACGACTGGGAGCACATGCGCAACCAGTGTCGCTGGTTCGGTGGAATGGTCGGCAACCACGTGGCAGACATCGTCTCCAAGTACGGTACCGATTCGAATGTGCCGAAGGCGCTCACCGACTACATTGCGGGCCGGGAAGGGTACGACTACAACCAGCACGGCCAGGCCGGCAACGAGCATGCCGCGTTCGTGCCCGATGAGATCGTGGACCGCTTCTGCCTGATGGGCTCGGCGGCGGATCACATCGAGAAACTTCAGGCGCTCAAGGCGCTCGGCGTCGACCAATTCGCCGGCTACCTGCAGCATGACAACAAGGAGGAAACACTGCGGGTCTACGGCGACACGATCATCCCGGCCATGGCCGACCACATCGTGGCCACCAGCTAA
- the hydA gene encoding dihydropyrimidinase: MKTLIKNGTVVNATGRGLADVLIDGETISAVLAPGSTLLGFNVETNVDRVIDARGKYVIPGGIDAHTHMEMPFGGTHASDTFETGTRAAAWGGTTSIVDFVVQYAGENVLERYAAWQTKASGQCAIDYGFHQILSDVQDDSLTAMDELVNEGVSSFKLFMAYKGVFLSDDGQIVKAMQRAATNGSMIMMHAENGSVIDLLVQQAIAAGNTSPLYHGLTRPWQAEEEATHRAIMLANLTGAPLYIVHVSAKQAVAQIATARDNGQNVFGETCPQYLYLSLEDNLGAPGFEGAKWVCSTPLRAKAEGHQHHMWQSLRTNDIQMVSTDHCPFCMKGQKDMGLTDFSKIPNGIGSVEHRMDLLYQGVVDGKISLERWVEVCSTTPARMFGMYGTKGVIQPGADGDVVIYDPNGHTSIGVEKTHHMNMDYSAWEGYEIDGHVDTVISRGKVVIDGNEYLGTQGDGRYIKRGLSQYLI, encoded by the coding sequence ATGAAGACTTTGATTAAGAACGGCACCGTGGTCAACGCCACGGGTCGAGGACTCGCCGACGTACTCATCGACGGGGAAACCATCAGCGCGGTACTTGCGCCCGGATCCACCCTGCTCGGTTTCAATGTGGAAACCAACGTCGACCGGGTCATTGACGCGCGCGGCAAGTACGTCATCCCCGGCGGCATCGACGCCCACACCCACATGGAAATGCCGTTTGGTGGCACCCACGCCAGCGACACCTTCGAAACCGGTACCCGGGCTGCCGCCTGGGGCGGAACCACGAGCATTGTGGACTTCGTGGTGCAGTACGCGGGCGAAAACGTGCTCGAACGCTATGCGGCGTGGCAGACGAAGGCATCCGGTCAGTGCGCCATTGACTACGGCTTTCACCAGATTCTCTCCGACGTGCAGGACGATTCGCTGACCGCGATGGACGAACTCGTGAACGAAGGGGTCTCGAGTTTCAAGCTGTTCATGGCCTACAAGGGTGTGTTCCTCTCCGATGACGGCCAGATCGTGAAGGCCATGCAGCGGGCCGCCACCAACGGCAGCATGATCATGATGCACGCCGAAAACGGCAGCGTGATTGACCTGCTCGTGCAGCAGGCCATCGCCGCCGGCAACACGAGCCCGCTCTACCACGGCCTCACCCGGCCCTGGCAGGCCGAGGAAGAGGCCACGCACCGGGCGATCATGCTCGCCAACCTCACCGGTGCGCCGCTCTACATCGTGCACGTCTCGGCCAAGCAGGCCGTGGCCCAAATCGCCACGGCCAGGGACAACGGCCAGAACGTGTTTGGTGAAACCTGCCCGCAGTACCTCTATCTCTCTCTTGAGGACAACCTCGGCGCGCCCGGCTTCGAGGGCGCCAAGTGGGTGTGTTCTACCCCGCTGCGCGCCAAGGCGGAGGGCCATCAGCACCACATGTGGCAGAGCCTGCGCACGAACGACATTCAGATGGTCTCCACCGACCACTGCCCGTTCTGTATGAAGGGCCAGAAGGACATGGGCCTGACCGACTTCTCCAAGATCCCGAACGGCATCGGCTCGGTCGAGCACCGCATGGACCTGCTCTACCAGGGTGTCGTGGATGGGAAGATCTCGCTCGAACGCTGGGTCGAGGTGTGCTCGACCACGCCGGCGCGCATGTTCGGCATGTACGGCACCAAGGGCGTCATCCAGCCGGGCGCCGACGGCGACGTTGTGATCTACGACCCGAACGGGCACACCTCAATCGGGGTCGAGAAGACCCACCACATGAACATGGACTATTCCGCCTGGGAGGGCTACGAAATCGACGGCCACGTCGACACCGTCATCTCCCGCGGCAAGGTCGTGATCGACGGGAACGAGTATCTGGGAACCCAGGGTGACGGCCGTTATATCAAGCGGGGCCTCAGCCAGTATCTGATCTAA
- a CDS encoding putative F420-0 ABC transporter substrate-binding protein, translating into MKIISIRPRSRPLAVGLLGATALLLTGCAAGGQAAAPAETAGGAAGYPVSLQNCGTAVTVDAQPQRVVTIKSSTTELMLALGLGDRIVGSAFLDGPLPANLIEEGANLNVMSDFLPGQEAVLGLTPDFIYGGWESNFSADGVGERSALDGLGIGSYVSPAACKGDAMPDPLTFDSVFSEITEAGDIFGAEPEAATLVGSLTSDLADLEPVTTDKRTALWYSSGTDTPYVGAGIGSPDMIMKAAGLTNIFHDVQDTWTSVGWESIIEANPNVIVLVDATWNTAADKIANLESSAATQGLDAVTNKRYIILPFASTEAGIRNVEAAASTIDQLAGLSK; encoded by the coding sequence GTGAAAATCATCAGCATTCGCCCCCGTTCCCGCCCCCTGGCCGTTGGCCTGCTCGGCGCCACCGCACTGCTCCTGACCGGATGCGCCGCCGGGGGCCAGGCTGCGGCCCCGGCCGAGACCGCCGGGGGCGCCGCCGGTTACCCGGTGTCGCTTCAGAACTGCGGCACCGCCGTCACGGTGGACGCCCAACCGCAACGGGTGGTCACCATCAAGTCCTCGACCACCGAGCTCATGCTCGCCCTCGGTCTCGGCGACCGCATCGTCGGTTCGGCCTTCCTCGACGGCCCGCTGCCGGCGAATCTCATCGAGGAGGGTGCGAACCTCAATGTGATGAGCGACTTCCTCCCCGGGCAGGAAGCCGTTCTCGGCCTCACCCCCGATTTCATCTACGGCGGCTGGGAGTCCAACTTCTCCGCCGATGGCGTGGGTGAGCGTTCGGCCCTCGACGGGCTCGGCATCGGCAGCTACGTGTCGCCGGCGGCGTGCAAGGGCGACGCCATGCCAGACCCGCTCACCTTCGACTCGGTGTTCTCAGAGATCACCGAGGCCGGCGACATTTTCGGCGCGGAACCCGAGGCGGCCACCCTCGTCGGCTCCCTCACGAGCGACCTCGCGGACCTCGAGCCGGTCACGACGGACAAGCGCACCGCGCTCTGGTATTCCAGCGGAACCGACACCCCATATGTTGGTGCCGGCATAGGTTCCCCGGACATGATCATGAAGGCGGCCGGGCTGACAAACATATTCCACGACGTGCAAGACACCTGGACCTCCGTGGGCTGGGAGTCGATCATCGAGGCGAACCCGAACGTGATCGTGCTGGTCGACGCCACCTGGAACACCGCGGCCGACAAGATCGCCAACCTCGAGTCAAGCGCCGCCACCCAGGGACTCGATGCGGTGACCAACAAGCGCTACATCATCCTGCCGTTCGCCTCGACCGAGGCCGGCATTCGCAACGTGGAGGCCGCGGCCTCCACGATCGACCAGCTCGCCGGCCTGAGCAAGTAG
- a CDS encoding aminotransferase class I/II-fold pyridoxal phosphate-dependent enzyme, translated as MHNFVEEIEHRTPAGIAAAVGRLIAAERLAPGDRLPTVRDLAGDLGVSPATISHAWKALSSAGLIVSRGRSGTFVLDAAPKWLPARSQTLAGPLGSARLDLSRGTPDPQLLPALGPALSRVSQRAVTPSYQDLPVIPELLDVLQASWPYPVQAITVVDGALDAISRSLDQITRFGDRVIVENPTFPPFFDLLDQLGLERVPVDIDAEGIVPASLAAALRLAPTAVILQPRAHNPTGASMTTTRARDLADLLAASPSQPVVIEDDHSGDISISPDVSLGQWLPDRVLHVRSFSKSHGPDLRIAALGGPAALVDPIVSRRMLGPGWTSRMLQTILHDLLTNGDSMAQVSEARRIYFARQRALREALALRGLTLDQADGINAWLPVHDERDTIVRLAASGIRVAGGSPFLAAEGGSFIRVTAGALPDDVAPVAEALAAAANSGGAEAHSLKSRWA; from the coding sequence ATGCACAACTTTGTCGAAGAAATCGAACACCGTACCCCCGCCGGGATCGCCGCTGCGGTCGGTCGACTGATCGCGGCCGAACGGCTCGCCCCCGGGGATCGACTGCCCACGGTGCGCGACCTCGCGGGCGACCTGGGAGTGAGCCCGGCGACCATCAGCCACGCGTGGAAGGCGCTCTCGTCCGCGGGGCTCATCGTGTCCCGGGGACGCAGCGGAACCTTCGTGCTCGACGCGGCCCCGAAGTGGCTGCCCGCCCGGAGCCAAACCCTGGCCGGACCGCTCGGTTCGGCGCGTCTGGATCTTTCGCGCGGCACGCCGGACCCGCAGTTGCTGCCGGCGCTCGGGCCCGCACTCTCCCGGGTCTCCCAACGCGCCGTCACTCCGAGCTACCAGGATCTCCCCGTGATTCCCGAACTGCTCGACGTGTTGCAGGCGTCCTGGCCCTACCCGGTGCAGGCGATCACCGTCGTCGACGGTGCCCTCGACGCGATCTCCCGGAGCCTGGACCAGATCACCCGGTTCGGTGACCGCGTGATCGTGGAAAATCCGACGTTTCCCCCGTTTTTCGACCTGCTCGACCAGCTCGGGCTCGAGCGGGTTCCGGTTGATATCGACGCCGAGGGGATCGTTCCGGCCAGTCTCGCTGCCGCCCTCCGGCTCGCTCCCACTGCGGTCATCCTGCAACCCCGCGCCCACAACCCCACCGGGGCGTCGATGACCACCACCCGGGCCCGAGATCTGGCTGATTTGCTGGCTGCCAGCCCGTCACAGCCCGTCGTCATCGAGGACGACCATTCCGGCGACATCAGCATCTCCCCCGATGTGAGCCTGGGCCAGTGGCTACCCGACCGGGTGCTGCACGTTCGGAGCTTCTCCAAATCGCACGGCCCCGACCTGCGCATTGCCGCACTCGGCGGCCCGGCGGCTCTCGTCGATCCGATTGTGTCGCGGCGCATGCTCGGGCCCGGGTGGACCAGTCGAATGCTGCAGACGATCCTGCATGACCTGCTCACCAACGGTGACAGCATGGCCCAGGTTAGCGAAGCCCGCCGCATCTACTTCGCCAGGCAGCGCGCCCTCAGAGAGGCGCTGGCCCTGCGCGGCCTCACCCTTGACCAGGCCGACGGCATCAACGCCTGGCTACCCGTCCACGACGAGCGAGATACCATCGTGCGTCTCGCCGCATCCGGAATTCGGGTTGCCGGCGGTTCACCTTTTCTTGCCGCCGAGGGAGGATCGTTCATTCGGGTCACCGCCGGGGCGCTGCCCGACGACGTCGCACCGGTCGCCGAAGCGCTCGCGGCGGCCGCCAACAGCGGGGGGGCGGAGGCGCACTCGCTGAAATCGCGATGGGCATAG
- a CDS encoding putative F420-0 ABC transporter permease subunit has protein sequence MTRQGYAAWLVAAFIALLLACAVAVTIGPASVSLTQVLGIFAERFGLSFGDPVPPLIDSIVWQLRLPRVLTAAFVGAGLALSGAVMQSVTRNPLADPYLLGLSSGASLGAVCVVILGVSFALPAAAFLGALLALFATLSIARVGGTITPARAVLSGLAIAQLAAAATSFVIFWAAKGDSYREILNWLLGSVAGSTWQSVAISGTALLIVGIGIVLAATRLDAFAFGDTSAASLGINVNATRWALLGSVALLTGAMVAVSGSIGFVGLILPHLVRGLSGPGHRRLLPLVIVCGALFLVIADTLARTVFDPRELPVGIITAFIGVPVFILLIKRKKSAVWA, from the coding sequence GTGACACGCCAGGGGTACGCCGCCTGGCTCGTGGCGGCGTTCATCGCCCTGCTCCTCGCCTGCGCCGTGGCCGTCACGATCGGACCAGCCAGCGTGAGTCTCACGCAGGTGCTCGGCATTTTCGCCGAGCGCTTCGGGCTCTCGTTCGGTGACCCGGTTCCCCCGCTGATCGACTCGATTGTCTGGCAACTGCGTTTGCCCCGGGTTCTCACGGCGGCCTTCGTGGGCGCGGGGCTCGCACTCAGCGGGGCGGTGATGCAGAGCGTCACCCGTAACCCGCTCGCCGACCCGTACCTGCTCGGCCTGTCGTCGGGCGCGTCGCTCGGCGCGGTGTGCGTGGTCATTCTTGGAGTGAGTTTCGCCCTTCCGGCCGCCGCCTTTCTCGGCGCCCTCCTCGCCCTCTTCGCCACGCTCAGCATCGCGAGGGTCGGGGGAACGATCACGCCGGCGCGCGCCGTGCTTTCGGGACTGGCCATTGCCCAACTGGCCGCCGCCGCCACATCCTTCGTCATCTTTTGGGCCGCCAAGGGCGACTCCTACCGCGAGATTCTCAACTGGCTGCTCGGTTCCGTGGCGGGCAGTACGTGGCAGAGTGTGGCCATTTCGGGCACCGCGCTGCTCATCGTGGGGATCGGAATCGTGCTCGCGGCGACTCGGCTCGATGCCTTCGCCTTCGGCGACACGTCCGCTGCGAGCCTCGGCATCAACGTGAACGCCACCCGCTGGGCACTACTCGGCTCAGTGGCACTGCTCACCGGCGCCATGGTGGCGGTGAGTGGCTCGATCGGTTTCGTGGGCCTCATCCTCCCGCACCTCGTGCGCGGGCTGAGCGGCCCTGGCCACCGGCGCCTGCTGCCGCTCGTGATCGTGTGCGGCGCCCTGTTCCTCGTGATTGCGGATACGCTCGCCCGCACCGTCTTCGATCCCCGAGAACTCCCCGTGGGCATCATCACCGCGTTCATCGGTGTGCCCGTCTTCATTCTGCTGATCAAGAGAAAGAAGTCGGCCGTATGGGCGTAA
- a CDS encoding ABC transporter permease: MRDTQPRVVQMVLAPLVFGTGVILLWQALVTGFAIEAFIMPAPFTIGAEFASNLQNVLNGMSVTGRNALVGLLTGAALGILLAIVSALARVFDQMAVPVVGALSVVPIVALAPVLYTMFGAGAETARQLVAALAVFVPVYFNTLKGLRQVRPVHRDLMRSYAVSSWQATRVVTLPTALPFVFTGLRIASSLAVISALIAEYFGGPVGGLGKSITSAAASSNYGLAWAYVLGSIILGLVFFSAAVGVEKLVNRRPG, encoded by the coding sequence ATGAGAGACACCCAGCCGCGCGTGGTGCAGATGGTGCTCGCGCCTCTCGTCTTCGGCACGGGGGTGATCCTGCTCTGGCAGGCCCTCGTCACCGGGTTCGCGATCGAGGCGTTCATTATGCCGGCGCCGTTCACGATCGGTGCGGAATTCGCCTCCAACCTGCAGAACGTTCTGAACGGCATGTCGGTCACCGGCCGAAACGCCCTCGTCGGCCTGCTCACCGGTGCCGCCCTCGGCATCCTACTGGCGATCGTGTCCGCCCTGGCCCGCGTGTTCGACCAGATGGCCGTTCCCGTGGTCGGCGCCCTGTCGGTTGTGCCCATCGTCGCGCTTGCCCCGGTGCTGTACACAATGTTCGGGGCCGGAGCCGAGACGGCACGTCAGCTCGTCGCGGCGCTCGCCGTGTTCGTCCCAGTGTATTTCAACACGCTCAAGGGCCTGCGCCAGGTACGCCCGGTGCACCGGGACCTCATGCGCTCCTATGCCGTCTCCAGCTGGCAGGCGACCCGGGTGGTTACCCTGCCCACCGCGCTTCCGTTTGTGTTCACGGGGCTGCGGATCGCATCGTCGCTCGCGGTGATCTCGGCACTCATCGCCGAGTACTTCGGCGGCCCGGTCGGCGGTCTCGGTAAGTCCATCACCTCGGCCGCCGCGAGCAGCAACTATGGCCTGGCCTGGGCATACGTGCTCGGTTCGATCATTCTCGGCCTGGTGTTCTTCTCGGCAGCGGTCGGCGTCGAGAAGCTGGTCAACCGCCGCCCCGGATAG
- a CDS encoding ABC transporter ATP-binding protein, whose translation MSTTAPINTPDVNTPAPAVEVVGVSRVFAARKGDGVTALDNVSLTVAPGEFVSLIGPSGCGKSTLLRLIADLDTPTSGSIEVFGKPARQARIDQDYGIAFQQAGLLPWRTVAGNIELPLELHGVGRAARRARAAELIELVSLGDFSGNYPDQLSGGMQQRVAIARSLAESPSLLLMDEPFGALDEMTRERMQSELVRICAETKAAVVFVTHSIPEAVFLSDRVVVMSPRPGRIREVVNVGLGDMSGRGEDLREDEGFFRALSQVRDLLYGDETPSTPQGTRGVETR comes from the coding sequence ATGAGTACCACCGCACCAATTAATACTCCAGACGTGAACACACCAGCGCCAGCCGTTGAGGTTGTGGGGGTGAGCCGGGTCTTTGCCGCGCGCAAGGGTGACGGCGTCACCGCGCTCGACAACGTGAGCCTCACGGTCGCTCCCGGCGAATTCGTGTCATTGATCGGGCCGAGCGGCTGTGGCAAGAGCACCCTGCTGCGCCTCATCGCTGACCTCGACACGCCCACAAGCGGGAGTATCGAGGTCTTCGGCAAGCCGGCGAGGCAGGCCCGCATCGACCAGGACTACGGCATCGCGTTTCAGCAGGCCGGGCTGTTGCCGTGGCGCACGGTCGCGGGCAATATCGAGTTGCCGCTCGAACTGCACGGCGTGGGCAGGGCCGCGCGGCGCGCCAGGGCGGCAGAACTCATCGAGTTGGTCAGCCTGGGTGATTTCTCCGGCAACTACCCCGATCAGCTCTCCGGCGGTATGCAACAACGCGTCGCGATCGCCCGTTCCCTGGCCGAAAGCCCGAGTCTGCTGCTCATGGACGAACCCTTCGGCGCCCTCGACGAGATGACCCGCGAGCGGATGCAGAGCGAGCTGGTGCGCATCTGCGCCGAGACCAAGGCCGCGGTCGTGTTCGTGACGCACTCCATTCCCGAGGCCGTCTTCCTCTCCGACCGGGTGGTGGTCATGTCACCGCGCCCCGGACGTATCCGCGAGGTCGTCAACGTTGGTCTCGGCGATATGAGCGGGCGCGGCGAAGACTTGCGCGAAGACGAGGGCTTCTTTCGTGCACTCAGCCAGGTTCGTGACCTGCTTTACGGCGACGAGACCCCGAGCACCCCGCAGGGTACCCGCGGGGTCGAAACCCGATGA
- a CDS encoding ABC transporter ATP-binding protein, whose amino-acid sequence MGVTISDLSFSIDGTSILSEVSASVETGTVTGLLGPNGAGKSTLLRLVAGIEKADAGQVALDGVAIGSLPRREVARRVALLEQNTSPSVDLSVAEVVLLGRIPHRTRLLGGFGGDDDRQVAMDALAAVGASDIAERLWHTLSGGQQQRVQIARALAQRPGLLLLDEPTNHLDVSAQLSLLGQVRGLGLTAIMALHDLNLAAAYCDRILLLHGGRLVAAGTPREVLRPEIIADVYGVDCFIMDHPRGGHPVIVFSALDTAPQPAAVVVGPASTSTDPTRGTP is encoded by the coding sequence ATGGGCGTAACGATCAGCGATCTCTCGTTCTCGATCGACGGGACGAGCATTCTGAGCGAGGTCTCGGCATCCGTTGAAACCGGCACGGTCACCGGGTTGCTGGGGCCGAACGGTGCGGGCAAATCCACTCTGCTTCGCCTGGTCGCGGGCATTGAGAAAGCGGATGCCGGCCAGGTCGCCCTCGACGGCGTGGCCATCGGCTCGCTGCCGAGGCGTGAGGTGGCGAGGCGCGTGGCGCTGCTGGAGCAGAACACCTCCCCGAGCGTTGATCTGTCGGTGGCCGAGGTCGTGCTGCTCGGCCGCATTCCGCACCGCACTCGTCTGCTCGGCGGCTTCGGCGGTGACGACGACCGTCAGGTGGCGATGGATGCCCTCGCGGCGGTCGGTGCGAGTGACATCGCCGAGCGCCTCTGGCACACGCTCAGCGGCGGCCAGCAGCAGCGCGTGCAGATCGCCCGGGCACTCGCGCAGCGCCCGGGCCTGCTTCTGCTCGACGAGCCCACCAACCACCTCGACGTGAGCGCCCAGCTCTCGCTGCTCGGGCAGGTTCGGGGCCTCGGTCTCACCGCGATCATGGCGCTGCACGACCTCAACCTTGCGGCCGCTTATTGTGATCGCATCCTGTTGTTGCACGGCGGTCGCCTCGTGGCGGCGGGCACCCCGCGTGAGGTGCTCCGGCCCGAGATCATTGCCGACGTCTACGGCGTCGACTGCTTCATCATGGACCACCCGCGCGGAGGGCATCCCGTGATCGTGTTCTCCGCCCTGGATACCGCTCCGCAGCCTGCCGCCGTGGTCGTCGGCCCGGCTTCGACCAGCACAGACCCGACGAGAGGAACCCCGTGA